The genomic window CAGCAGTCCGAGCAGTTCTCCGGCGGCGAGTGCCAGGCCGGGCACGGTCGGCACGTGTTTGGCGAGGACCGTCGACACGAGCAGCTGAGCGCGTTTGGGGTTGTCGCGGAGCGCCAGACCGACGAGGTCCTCCACCGGGATCAGGCTCCGGGACGCGTCCGAGCGCAGGCCGATGCCGACGGCGTCGCGCACGAAACCGCCTGTCCATGCGCCCATCGATACCGTCACCGCATGCTCGTCTCGAGGAGGTCGACGAAGGTCGTGTTCTCTGCCACGGCCCAGTAGCGGCCCGTCCATACCGTCACCGCATGCTCGTCTCGAGGAGGTCGACGAAGGTCGTCTCCTCCGCAGCCACCCCGAAGGCCTCCGCGCGGAGCAGGGTCTTGCGCGCCCACGCCTGGTGCGGCTTCATCTCGTTCATCTTGTTCCGGTACGGAGAGGCGTTGGCGCCGCCGCCCACGTCGCCGACGACCGAGAGGGCGTCGACGTACTCCTCGTGGCTCACGACCGACATCGCGTGGACGACCGGCACATGGCTCGGGTGGATGACCGTCTTGCCGAGCAAACCGTTCGCCTGGTCGAGCGCGATCTCGCGGATGAGGCCGTCGAGTCCTTTGAGGAGGAGCTTCTGACGCAGCTGCGCCTCGTTCGCGTCCTGGAACGGCGTCATGCGCAGCTGCGGGCGCATGAGCCGCTCCGCGTTGTGGAAGTGCTCCCAGACCGTGCCGGTGATGACGAAGTCGTCGCCCGGTCGACCGAAGACGTTGACGACGTCGGCGATGACCGAGGAGACGAGTTTCACGTCGTACACGGTGAGGTCGCGGGAGCGCCGGAGCGAGAAGGCGCTCGAGAGGTCGGTGGCGCCGATCCGGACCGCCAGGACGTCCTCGCGGTGGGCCTTGGTGACGTCGACGATCCCGGAGAGGGTGTCGTCGCGGGTCTCGCGGTGGATCATCCGCGGCGACTCGAGGATCGGCATGACCCGGAGCCGACGCGCGCCGTTCGACCCGTCCTGCCCGTAGTCGCGCTGCACGCGACCGAGTGCTTCGAAGAAGCGGTCCGCCACCCCGTCGCTGTTCTCGTACTTGGGGATGACGAAGCCGCTCAGGAGGTCGAGTCCCGGACCGAGGAGCCCGGCGACCCGCTCGAGC from Plantibacter flavus includes these protein-coding regions:
- a CDS encoding HpcH/HpaI aldolase/citrate lyase family protein, translated to MRHFSYVDDKRASRLFHKLPSPISIDSPPEHVAAALGATLYSPGTRPTLAKDVVKQAKHGCLSMVLCLEDSVPDDAVEFAETNVAEAMQQLAAKSSGSKRPVLPLLFIRVRTPEQLERVAGLLGPGLDLLSGFVIPKYENSDGVADRFFEALGRVQRDYGQDGSNGARRLRVMPILESPRMIHRETRDDTLSGIVDVTKAHREDVLAVRIGATDLSSAFSLRRSRDLTVYDVKLVSSVIADVVNVFGRPGDDFVITGTVWEHFHNAERLMRPQLRMTPFQDANEAQLRQKLLLKGLDGLIREIALDQANGLLGKTVIHPSHVPVVHAMSVVSHEEYVDALSVVGDVGGGANASPYRNKMNEMKPHQAWARKTLLRAEAFGVAAEETTFVDLLETSMR